A region of Nitrospira sp. DNA encodes the following proteins:
- a CDS encoding putative baseplate assembly protein produces MTYSCCDELRRQVVRNHPTLNGIDFLEVIDHTAPTEAERQRKLELHFVKPLGTLTLAASNIRIEGGERITTFHVLSVVAGSGSSANVLTVEVDQPGDFSTYTLRLVTDALNEAVPDGIDPQLAAIDFSFKVECPSPFDCAPKHQCPEVPEPAPVIDYLTKDYASFRRVMLDRMSALMPQWKERSPADLGVMLVEALAYTADQLSYQQDAVATEAYLGTARRRVSVRRHARLMDYYMSEGCNARTWVHIQVSADVVRIDPANPAVPIGAKLTTRIKGQLTCIADDPRVYEQADMVFETMEPLQSLYADHNELRFYSWSDQRCCLPKGSVTATLTGHHPTLAEGIMLLFEEVIGPETDSTADADPTRRHVVRLDRVVATAPGGGALTDPVTNELITEITWHQEDALPFPFCLSAETKAGYRDAVSVARGNLVLADHGVTLADESLGSVPEPFLFMPRTKDADRCAELTREPVPPRFRPSLSKGPLTHVGPPYDHANSARTAMQWDLRGVQPAIRVTGTKGIETTMWTARRDLLNSGAEADEYVMEIENDGSGTIRFGDDVHGRRPESGTAFTARYRMGNGRAGNIGAESLVHIALIIPEITLVRNPLPAVGGLEPESMQDVRQRAPVAYRVQERAVTEADYAEVTERRADVQRAAATFRWTGSWHTVFVTVDREGGAGLSDEFETDIRAHVDRYRMAGHDLEVDGPRFVSLEIDLHVCVRSDHFRSDVERELLDVLSNRDLPDGRRGLFHPDLWTFGQPVYLSALYGAAHQVTGVESVDVRTFQRQGVPESTALDSGRLDMAALEIPRLDNDRNFPEHGQLSITLGGGK; encoded by the coding sequence GTGACCTATTCCTGTTGCGATGAGTTGCGGCGTCAGGTAGTCCGGAACCATCCAACCCTGAACGGGATCGATTTTCTGGAAGTCATCGATCATACCGCGCCGACCGAGGCTGAGCGGCAACGGAAGCTCGAACTCCATTTTGTGAAACCGTTGGGTACGTTGACGCTGGCGGCGAGCAATATCAGGATCGAAGGCGGCGAGCGCATCACGACGTTCCATGTGCTGTCAGTGGTCGCCGGCAGCGGATCCTCCGCCAACGTCTTGACCGTCGAAGTGGATCAACCCGGCGACTTCTCGACCTACACCCTGCGTCTGGTGACGGATGCGCTGAATGAGGCGGTGCCGGATGGCATCGACCCGCAACTGGCCGCCATCGACTTTTCCTTCAAGGTCGAATGTCCCAGCCCGTTTGATTGTGCGCCGAAACATCAATGTCCGGAAGTGCCGGAACCGGCGCCGGTGATCGATTATTTGACCAAGGACTACGCGAGCTTCCGCCGCGTCATGCTCGACCGAATGTCGGCACTGATGCCGCAATGGAAGGAACGGAGTCCGGCCGATCTCGGTGTCATGTTGGTAGAGGCGTTGGCATATACCGCCGATCAATTGAGTTATCAGCAGGATGCCGTCGCGACCGAAGCCTATCTGGGCACGGCGCGCCGCCGGGTGTCCGTCCGCCGCCATGCACGGCTGATGGATTACTACATGAGCGAGGGATGCAACGCGAGGACCTGGGTGCATATTCAGGTCTCCGCCGATGTCGTACGGATCGATCCTGCCAATCCGGCCGTTCCGATCGGCGCGAAGCTGACGACGCGCATCAAGGGACAGCTCACGTGCATTGCTGATGATCCACGGGTCTACGAGCAGGCCGACATGGTATTCGAAACGATGGAGCCGCTGCAGTCGCTTTACGCCGACCACAACGAGCTGCGGTTCTACAGTTGGAGTGATCAACGGTGTTGCCTTCCGAAGGGTTCCGTGACTGCCACCCTTACCGGCCATCATCCCACTCTGGCGGAGGGAATCATGTTGCTATTTGAGGAAGTCATCGGGCCTGAAACCGATTCAACCGCAGATGCCGATCCCACCAGACGTCATGTCGTGCGGCTGGATCGGGTCGTCGCAACGGCTCCAGGGGGCGGAGCGCTCACCGACCCGGTGACGAATGAGCTCATTACGGAGATCACCTGGCATCAGGAAGATGCCCTGCCGTTTCCCTTCTGCCTCTCCGCCGAGACGAAGGCCGGCTATCGCGATGCCGTCTCAGTGGCACGAGGGAATCTCGTCCTGGCCGATCATGGTGTCACTCTGGCGGATGAATCGTTGGGCTCCGTGCCGGAGCCGTTTCTCTTCATGCCCCGGACGAAGGATGCGGATCGATGCGCAGAGCTCACGCGTGAACCGGTCCCGCCGCGTTTCCGGCCCAGTCTTTCCAAGGGACCGCTCACCCATGTGGGGCCTCCCTATGACCATGCGAACTCTGCCCGGACTGCAATGCAGTGGGACCTGCGAGGGGTGCAGCCGGCTATTCGCGTGACGGGAACCAAAGGGATCGAGACGACAATGTGGACCGCGCGGCGCGATCTCCTGAACAGCGGCGCGGAGGCGGATGAGTATGTCATGGAGATTGAGAATGACGGCAGCGGAACGATTCGCTTCGGCGATGATGTCCATGGCCGGCGGCCTGAGTCAGGCACGGCGTTTACGGCCCGGTATCGCATGGGCAATGGTCGGGCAGGAAATATCGGGGCCGAATCCCTGGTCCACATTGCGTTGATCATTCCCGAAATCACGCTGGTGCGGAATCCATTGCCGGCTGTCGGCGGCCTGGAACCAGAATCGATGCAGGATGTGCGTCAGCGAGCGCCGGTAGCCTATCGCGTTCAGGAGCGCGCCGTGACCGAGGCTGATTATGCAGAGGTGACCGAACGACGCGCCGACGTGCAGCGGGCTGCCGCTACGTTTCGCTGGACCGGGAGCTGGCATACGGTGTTCGTAACGGTCGATCGGGAGGGTGGCGCGGGCCTGTCAGACGAATTTGAAACAGACATCCGCGCGCATGTCGATCGGTATCGGATGGCCGGGCATGATCTGGAAGTTGATGGTCCGCGGTTCGTCTCATTGGAAATCGATCTGCACGTCTGTGTGCGGAGCGACCATTTCCGGAGCGACGTCGAACGGGAGCTCCTCGACGTGCTGAGCAATCGCGATCTGCCGGACGGCCGTCGGGGGCTCTTCCATCCGGATCTCTGGACCTTCGGGCAGCCGGTCTATCTGAGTGCATTGTATGGCGCCGCACATCAAGTCACCGGGGTCGAGTCGGTAGACGTCCGGACGTTTCAACGGCAGGGGGTGCCGGAGAGTACCGCGTTGGACAGCGGACGACTGGACATGGCCGCGTTGGAGATTCCCCGCTTGGACAATGATCGCAATTTCCCGGAGCATGGCCAGTTGAGCATTACGTTGGGGGGCGGGAAATGA
- a CDS encoding putative baseplate assembly protein, giving the protein MSQDARNDCGCCAGIDAATPGLLFNRPGLSAIAYRIGIYQTFRQSLHARLSDGRWPVLRGLRTRDDDDFTIALLDAWAVTGDILTFYQERIANESYLRTATERLSILEQSRLLGYQLGAGLAAATHLAFTLEESPGLPQQAAQPMTLAVGTKVQSIPGPDEQPQTFETVEAIDARPAWNALLAQQTQSQSLSWDMTELWLAGTNVSLTVGEVMLIVIESGSGFDASIRRVTGVNSHPDRLSTQVLLATISTSAKTIAASKPGVYALRTIASPFGHNAPLQPQYNSSGVFQGTFSEWPLDVDETVTRITLSSRNDKILKDSVAVIEQDDPGTGSRIWIFSLVSDVVHRSVARYGIAGNGTRLSLSAGWTKGADSTLDLLRTMTIAAQSEELTPAALPLFYPVYGEKLAFDQLVDDLMPGRPLAVTGMRQAVRLKHPAPTSFKGHKVSWGGPQPPRALILDDGSSVSLAPGDQLRLTGSPATVVGASLVPLTPEEFGSSLTQAPSPLLRLPLMDRDGQTGFLDISAGDIELVASDSTTETVSEIVFIDEAIGTSITQDRDRTTVQLATALANVYERATVRINANVAAATHGESVKEPLGSGDAAIAYQQFTLRQPPVTYVGADTPDGSASTLKVYVNEVLWEEVPFFYGHGPTERIYITRRDDEGHTTIRFGDGITGARLPTGQHNVRAEYRKGTGLGGLVRAGQLSLLMSRPLGLKGVINPEAAQGAEDPESRDDARTNAPLTVLTLERAVSLQDYEDFARTFSGVAKAQAVWVWDGRKRSIFLTVAGPGGELLAEDGSVITKLKESLRTYGDPFVAFTVKPYRQAWFEVEGTVTIEPDHVSDVVMEAISADLEQRYAFEARAFGQPVALSEVIAAMQAVPGVIAVDVDRFARTDQSLPAIQPRLIADRPAMGADGVVPAAELLLLDPASLTQLKAIQ; this is encoded by the coding sequence ATGAGTCAGGACGCTCGAAACGATTGCGGTTGCTGCGCAGGGATCGACGCCGCCACTCCAGGTCTGCTGTTCAACCGGCCCGGCCTTTCGGCGATCGCCTATCGCATCGGCATCTACCAGACGTTTCGACAGAGTCTCCATGCGCGGCTGTCCGATGGACGCTGGCCGGTCTTGCGCGGGCTGAGGACTCGCGATGACGATGATTTCACCATCGCGTTGTTGGATGCCTGGGCCGTCACCGGTGACATCCTCACCTTCTATCAGGAGCGCATCGCCAACGAGTCCTATCTGCGGACGGCCACGGAGCGGCTCTCGATTCTGGAGCAGTCGCGCCTGCTGGGATATCAGCTTGGAGCAGGCCTGGCTGCCGCCACGCATCTGGCCTTCACGTTGGAAGAGAGTCCCGGCCTCCCGCAACAGGCGGCCCAGCCGATGACGTTGGCCGTCGGCACAAAAGTACAGAGCATTCCCGGGCCGGATGAACAACCGCAGACCTTCGAGACCGTCGAGGCCATCGACGCGAGACCGGCATGGAACGCGCTCTTGGCTCAGCAGACACAATCGCAATCGCTCAGCTGGGACATGACGGAGTTGTGGCTGGCCGGGACGAACGTGAGTCTCACGGTCGGGGAGGTGATGCTCATTGTGATCGAGAGCGGCAGTGGGTTTGACGCCTCAATCCGGCGCGTGACCGGCGTGAACTCCCATCCCGATCGTCTGAGCACCCAGGTGCTGCTCGCAACCATCTCAACCAGCGCGAAGACGATCGCGGCTTCCAAGCCAGGTGTTTATGCCTTGCGAACGATCGCATCGCCTTTTGGGCACAATGCGCCGTTGCAACCACAGTACAACAGCAGCGGCGTGTTTCAGGGCACGTTCAGCGAATGGCCGCTTGACGTGGATGAGACGGTGACACGGATTACTCTCAGTAGCCGCAATGACAAGATCCTGAAAGACAGTGTTGCCGTCATCGAGCAGGACGACCCCGGGACTGGCTCGCGTATCTGGATCTTTTCCCTGGTCTCCGATGTGGTCCACCGGTCGGTGGCCCGGTACGGCATCGCCGGCAATGGCACGAGACTCAGTCTGAGCGCCGGTTGGACGAAAGGAGCCGATTCAACACTGGATCTGCTGCGTACAATGACCATTGCGGCTCAGAGCGAAGAACTGACGCCGGCGGCCTTGCCACTTTTCTATCCCGTTTATGGCGAGAAATTGGCCTTCGATCAACTGGTGGACGACCTGATGCCCGGACGTCCGCTGGCGGTGACCGGTATGCGCCAAGCAGTTCGTCTCAAACATCCGGCCCCTACTTCGTTCAAGGGACACAAGGTCTCGTGGGGCGGGCCTCAACCTCCGCGCGCCTTGATCTTGGACGACGGAAGCTCGGTCTCACTGGCGCCGGGTGACCAGCTTCGTCTGACCGGCAGCCCGGCAACTGTGGTGGGGGCGTCGCTTGTTCCGCTGACGCCGGAGGAGTTCGGTTCGTCGCTGACGCAGGCCCCTTCGCCGCTGCTGCGGTTGCCGTTGATGGATCGCGACGGTCAGACGGGGTTCCTGGATATCAGCGCAGGAGACATCGAGTTGGTCGCGTCGGATTCAACGACGGAGACCGTGTCGGAGATCGTCTTCATCGACGAGGCGATCGGGACCAGTATCACTCAGGATCGCGATCGCACGACCGTCCAGCTCGCGACTGCGCTGGCGAACGTCTACGAGCGCGCCACCGTCCGCATCAATGCCAATGTCGCCGCCGCCACCCATGGGGAGAGTGTGAAGGAACCGTTGGGCAGTGGGGACGCGGCGATTGCCTATCAGCAGTTCACGTTACGCCAACCTCCCGTCACCTATGTGGGTGCCGATACGCCGGATGGTTCGGCCTCGACGCTGAAGGTCTACGTCAATGAGGTGTTGTGGGAGGAAGTTCCATTCTTCTACGGGCACGGTCCCACCGAACGCATTTACATCACCAGACGGGACGACGAAGGCCATACCACGATCCGGTTCGGCGACGGCATCACGGGGGCGAGGTTGCCGACCGGTCAACACAACGTGCGGGCCGAGTATCGCAAGGGAACCGGCCTCGGGGGACTGGTACGAGCCGGGCAATTGAGCCTATTGATGAGCCGGCCGCTCGGGTTGAAGGGCGTCATAAATCCGGAAGCCGCGCAGGGGGCGGAAGATCCGGAGTCGAGAGACGATGCCCGCACGAACGCGCCCTTGACCGTGCTGACGCTGGAGCGCGCTGTGTCGTTACAGGATTACGAAGATTTCGCCAGAACCTTCTCCGGCGTCGCCAAGGCCCAAGCGGTCTGGGTCTGGGATGGCCGCAAGCGGAGCATCTTCCTCACGGTGGCCGGGCCGGGTGGAGAGCTGTTGGCGGAGGACGGCTCCGTCATCACGAAGCTGAAGGAATCCCTGCGGACGTACGGCGACCCCTTCGTCGCATTCACGGTGAAGCCCTATCGGCAGGCCTGGTTCGAGGTCGAGGGCACGGTCACGATCGAGCCTGATCATGTCAGCGACGTCGTGATGGAAGCAATCTCCGCCGATCTTGAGCAACGGTATGCGTTCGAAGCGCGGGCCTTCGGGCAGCCGGTTGCGCTGAGTGAGGTGATCGCCGCGATGCAGGCGGTTCCCGGTGTGATCGCGGTGGATGTGGACCGGTTCGCGCGCACAGACCAATCGCTGCCGGCGATTCAGCCGCGTCTGATCGCCGATCGTCCGGCGATGGGCGCGGACGGGGTCGTACCTGCGGCGGAACTGTTGCTACTTGATCCCGCGTCCTTGACTCAACTGAAGGCGATCCAATGA